In a genomic window of Trichoderma atroviride chromosome 4, complete sequence:
- a CDS encoding uncharacterized protein (BUSCO:EOG092D0VTV~TransMembrane:1 (i51-69o)) codes for MATTLRRRIPPETTPAESADDSSKEDSPPVQPTSHVHVIERGHKARKRRNTFIFLLGGLCGLLAAGFFAKTNDLIDLPEITELTMDSLLDVIPAGFIKDMRDLAQGEREIASSYDAFAVGLKARAEGLEAHHPMIMIPGVISTGLESWGTANISRPYFRKRLWGSWTMMKALVLDKEIWKRHIMLDKRTGLDPPMVKLRAAQGFDATDFFITGYWIWSKIFENLATIGYDPTNSFTAAYDWRLSYPNLEVRDQYFSRLKSYIETAVEFEGRKVVLASHSMGSQVIFYFFHWVESDQGGRGGEDWVDRHVDSWINISGCMLGAVKGLTAVLSGEMRDTAQLNALAIYGLEKFLSKEERAEIFRAMPGISSMLPLGGDAIWGDLNGAPDDQPEQTLSYGSFLNFRVGSNWTTPDRNFTVRDSMSYLFNTTEDWYTDQIKRSYSHGVAHTAAEVEANEKDPRKWINPLETRLPRAPNLKIYCFYGVGKPTERSYFYRAPDQPIMTNLNITIDVGYTEETADHGVILGEGDGTVNLLSTGYMCNRGWHMKRYNPAGAHVTVVEMPHEPDRFSPRGGPNTADHVDILGRQTLNELILRVAAGKGETITDYVVSKIGEYADKVKIYEEDENNKKNKKKSS; via the coding sequence ATGGCCACCACTCTTCGTCGGCGCATTCCGCCGGAGACGACACCGGCCGAATCCGCCGACGACTCGTCGAAAGAAGACTCTCCGCCAGTCCAGCCAACATCTCACGTCCATGTGATTGAACGGGGCCACAAGGCGCGCAAGCGTCGCAacaccttcatcttcctgtTGGGCGGCCTATGTGGTCTCCTTGCGGCGGGCTTCTTTGCAAAGACAAATGACTTGATCGACCTCCCCGAGATTACGGAACTCACCATGGACAGTTTGCTTGATGTTATACCCGCCGGCTTCATCAAAGACATGCGGGATCTTGCACAGGGAGAGCGTGAAATCGCGTCTTCCTACGATGCGTTTGCTGTGGGCCTGAAGGCTCGGGCTGAGGGTCTAGAAGCGCATCATCCCATGATCATGATACCTGGTGTCATCTCGACGGGCCTCGAATCCTGGGGGACAGCTAATATCTCGAGACCCTATTTCCGAAAGAGGCTATGGGGAAGTTGGACCATGATGAAGGCATTAGTTCTCGACAAGGAGATCTGGAAGAGGCATATCATGCTCGATAAAAGAACCGGGCTTGATCCGCCCATGGTGAAGTTACGCGCAGCACAGGGGTTTGATGCAACCGATTTCTTCATCACAGGCTATTGGATATGGAGCAAAATCTTTGAAAACTTGGCCACCATAGGATACGATCCCACAAACTCCTTCACAGCTGCATATGACTGGAGACTGTCTTATCCTAACCTCGAAGTCAGAGACCAGTACTTCTCCAGGCTAAAGTCATACATCGAGACCGCAGTCGAGTTCGAAGGGCGCAAAGTCGTCCTTGCCTCGCACAGCATGGGAAGCCAAGtcatcttttactttttccATTGGGTCGAATCGGACCAGGGCGGCCGCGGCGGAGAGGACTGGGTGGACCGTCACGTCGACTCTTGGATCAACATCAGCGGCTGCATGCTGGGCGCGGTAAAGGGTCTTACGGCTGTATTGTCCGGAGAGATGCGCGACACGGCGCAGCTGAACGCGCTGGCAATTTATGGCCTGGAAAAGTTTTtgagcaaagaagaaagagcgGAAATTTTCAGAGCCATGCCAGGCATTTCTTCGATGCTGCCTCTCGGAGGCGACGCAATTTGGGGAGATCTGAACGGAGCACCAGACGATCAGCCCGAACAAACACTTTCCTACGGATCTTTTCTCAACTTCCGAGTCGGCTCAAATTGGACGACTCCAGATCGAAATTTTACCGTGCGGGACTCTATGAGCTATCTCTTTAACACGACCGAGGATTGGTACACCGACCAAATCAAGCGCAGCTATTCCCATGGAGTTGCCCACACCGCTGCAGAAGTTGAGGCAAACGAGAAGGATCCTAGAAAATGGATCAATCCACTTGAGACGAGACTTCCGCGGGCGCCAAATCTAAAGATATACTGCTTCTATGGCGTTGGAAAACCTACAGAGCGGTCCTATTTTTACCGAGCACCTGATCAGCCGATCATGACTAATCTCAACATCACCATCGACGTTGGATACACCGAAGAGACGGCTGATCATGGTGTTATTCTAGGCGAGGGAGATGGAACCGTTAATCTCTTGAGCACCGGATACATGTGCAATCGTGGCTGGCACATGAAACGGTATAACCCCGCTGGAGCTCATGTCACTGTGGTAGAGATGCCTCACGAGCCTGATCGATTTAGCCCGCGGGGTGGCCCCAATACTGCTGACCATGTTGACATCCTGGGAAGACAGACGCTCAACGAGCTGATCTTGAGAGTCGCAGCAGGCAAAGGCGAGACCATCACGGACTATGTCGTCAGCAAGATTGGGGAATATGCAGACAAGGTGAAGATttacgaagaagacgaaaacaacaagaagaataaaaagaagagttcATAG
- a CDS encoding uncharacterized protein (EggNog:ENOG41~BUSCO:EOG092D3YU3) — MADFEEMVPSPLSVEEEDELWTELDKCVSEHCESHESIDDALRSWLSLTTQLRDQQPQSQDEVIMCAQILLNSDIFRQHKEYVRKQLIYSLLQEDEAGPLHAIVSLLLLDGHKDEGTFPRMIQEACFPRLLELIRQEKDGDPRLHRFLLQLMYEMSRVERLTPEDLALVDDDFIHFLFGLIEGVSSDVNDPYHYPTIRVLLVLNEQYMLASTDTVTVPGSAPEPLTNRIVKCLSLHGPLFRTFGENIILLLNRETETSLQLLILKLLYLLFTTKATYEYFYTNDLRVLLDVIIRNLMDLPDERMSLRHTYLRILYPLLAHTQMNQPPHYKKEEVLRLLKILRGSQNAHFAPADPTTLRLVDRVSKVKWLVDEDDVDSEASGQAEVARKLLGMSLSPRHSSSSVSVTDVAEVTEKPGVQTPSRNGMKPVAESVEDDGESKTKKPVPAVPKHRHGIPFKHSASAIKHSATVHISSVTSKKVPPKAPPPRRHGKVRMAETSSDEHLAGTVN; from the exons atggcggatTTCGAAGAGATGGTGCCCTCTCCTCTGTctgtggaggaagaggatgagctgTGGACGG AACTCGACAAATGCGTCTCGGAACACTGCGAAAGCCACGAATCCATTGACGATGCCCTCCGTTCCTGGCTGAGCCTGACGACCCAACTTCGCGaccagcagccgcagtcgcAGGATGAGGTCATCATGTGCGCGCAGATCCTGCTGAACAGCGACATATTCCGGCAGCACAAAGAATACGTCCGTAAGCAGCTCATCTACAGTCTGCTACAGGAGGACGAGGCCGGGCCTCTGCACGCGATAGTCTCTCTGCTCTTGCTGGACGGCCACAAGGACGAGGGGACGTTTCCGCGCATGATCCAGGAGGCCTGCTTCCCCCGCCTCCTCGAGCTGATCAGGCAAGAAAAGGATGGCGACCCGCGACTCCATCGctttctgctgcagctgatgTATGAGATGTCGCGTGTGGAGCGGCTGACACCGGAAGATTTGGCGCTGGTCGACGATGATTTTATCCACTTTCTGTTTGGCCTAATCGAAGGCGTGTCTAGCGATGTCAATGATCCATATCATTACCCAACCATTAGAGTATTG CTTGTCCTGAATGAACAGTACATGCTTGCATCCACAGACACTGTTACGGTCCCCGGATCGGCCCCCGAACCGCTGACGAACCGTATTGTCAAATGCCTGAGCCTCCACGGGCCATTGTTCCGAACATTTGGAGAGAATATCATTCTGCTTCTAAATCGAGAGACCGAAACGTCTTTGCAGCTATTGATCCTCAAGCTTCTATATCTTCTATTCACCACGAAAGCGACATATGAATACTTTTACACCAACGATTTACGAGTGCTACTAGACGTCATTATTCGAAATTTGATGGATCTTCCCGACGAAAGGATGTCTCTTCGGCATACATACTTGCGAATTCTATACCCCTTACTAGCGCATACCCAGATGAATCAGCCGCCGCACtacaagaaggaggaagttCTACGCTTACTTAAAATCCTGAGAGGCTCGCAGAACGCCCACTTTGCGCCCGCTGATCCGACAACTCTGCGATTGGTGGACCGAGTGTCCAAAGTCAAATGGCTagtggatgaagacgacgtaGATTCCGAAGCGTCAGGACAGGCAGAGGTCGCTCGAAAGCTCCTGGGCATGAGCCTGTCGCCAAGGCATTCATCTAGCAGTGTTAGTGTCACTGATGTGGCCGAGGTCACGGAGAAGCCAGGCGTGCAGACGCCGAGTCGAAACGGCATGAAGCCAGTGGCCGAATCAGTCGAAGACGATGGTGAAAGCAAAACCAAGAAGCCTGTACCAGCAGTGCCCAAGCACAGACATGGCATTCCCTTTAAGCATTCAGCTTCGGCCATTAAGCATTCTGCTACCGTACATATCAGCAGCGTTACGTCGAAAAAGGTGCCGCCAAAGGCACCACCCCCTAGACGACATGGCAAAGTGAGAATGGCAGAAACGTCATCGGATGAACATCTGGCAGGAACCGTAAACTAA
- a CDS encoding uncharacterized protein (EggNog:ENOG41), with the protein MDYPPQTQGLTPHPADLNPPPALNSYQQPLHSQSQRHLSGSPYSQRSRRPLSYQPQPTYLDAGGRSNTSSPHRRQSPVPGRFTEEWDASQRGSSILDNRRGRDSPVMSASGAGPAAIGTAAMQRSSSVNSYAAGDDRGLPQRGNTLKKKASLRRSGTGSLVRSSSRRSARAGSVKSLMLQTADADELQSPFYCPVPTTGNPTDVLAARFQTWRKILKDLIAYYREIQTHYEQKAKSITKLSSVSNNIATPPSFLQTAGLDDALQMIRTYNKTALQEATKAKEIEEDVILALTGLRSDLQQKIKEIKHLAGDFKNNVEKEKEATGRAVKALSEVLGKSEMDSSNTTGKQDPYLLKLAVDRQIERQIEEENYLHQAYLNLEGSGRELESIIVGEIQKAYNAYAGILKREAENALDIVGELRDGPISMPKDQEWEHFVSNDNRVVNPNIPLRTVEQIHYPGQDHFSAQEIRAGLLERKSKYLKSYTAGWYVLSTTHLHEFKSADKAQAPIMSLYLPDQKLGSRSSEGGPSNKFLLKGRQTGSMHRGHTWVFRAESHDTMMAWYDDIKALTETSSEERIAFVRSHSRRSTSQSSHRSVSSNELDEEDEPPFQATEQDVLAEPRSESRRPQPGGRFPSDIQVNAQRGLQVPHSPSSAGSSQVASPNAQIIAAATAIPGTATTAYAPEHHAHYDENHPDYGQRGETPMNEMHAQAVIANHEAQVDGVNPYTSEPLDQGQGNQRNVYGAPAFIPGTRQPVIPNGYPGDKSLNHDHQGTHDAARVNGAVGGEMQEINGGHYTNVGGARDGHVNSVNPNTIPRSETQTDAGGLQALPGQGDGAVPTTANPAARTIKDMSVSNLPMPGSFP; encoded by the exons ATGGATTATCCGCCTCAGACCCAGGGATTGACACCTCATCCCGCCGATCTGAATCCGCCTCCAGCACTCAATTCCTACCAGCAGCCGCTGCACTCTCAATCGCAGCGCCATCTATCCGGCTCACCCTATTCCCAGAGATCACGACGGCCGCTGTCCTACCAGCCGCAGCCCACCTACCTCGACGCCGGCGGACGCTCGAATACCTCATCACCCCACCGACGCCAGAGCCCCGTTCCTGGCCGCTTCACCGAGGAGTGGGACGCCAGCCAGCGCGGCAGCTCGATCCTCGACAATCGCCGCGGCCGCGACTCGCCCGTCATGTCAGCGTCTGGAGCAGGGCCGGCCGCCATTGGAACGGCTGCCATGCAGCGCTCCAGCTCGGTCAACAGCTACGCAGCCGGTGATGATCGCGGTCTTCCGCAGAGGGGCAAtacgctgaagaagaaggcctcgCTGCGACGGAGCGGCACTGGCAGCTTGGTGCGATCCAGCAGCCGGCGCAGCGCACGAGCGGGCAGCGTCAAGAGCCTCATGCTTCAAActgccgacgccgacgagctTCAAAGCCCATTCTACTGCCCTGTACCAACGACCGGCAATCCTACTGATGTCCTTGCCGCCAGATTCCAGA CCTGGAGGAAAATCTTGAAAGATCTCATTGCGTACTACCGCGAAATTCAAACCCACTAcgagcaaaaggcaaagtcaATTACCAAGCTGTCCAGCGTCTCGAACAATATCGCAACCCCACCTTCATTTCTCCAAACTGCCGGACTCGACGATGCCCTGCAAATGATTCGCACTTACAATAAGACGGCCCTCCAAGAGGCTACAAAGGCgaaagagattgaagaagatgtcatACTAGCCCTTACCGGCTTGAGGAGTGATTTGCAGCAGAAAATCAAAGAAATCAAGCACCTAGCTGGCGACTTCAAAAACAATgttgagaaggagaaagaggcTACAGGCAGAGCAGTCAAGGCTCTGTCCGAAGTCCTGGGAAAGTCCGAGATGGACTCTTCCAACACGACCGGCAAGCAGGATCCCTACCTCCTTAAGCTGGCGGTCGATCGCCAGATTGAGCGCCaaatcgaagaagaaaactaCCTGCATCAGGCCTATCTCAACCTTGAGGGCTCTGGTCGTGAGCTAGAGTCCATCATTGTAGGCGAGATTCAAAAAGCATACAATGCCTACGCCGGCATCCTCAAGCGCGAGGCAGAAAATGCTCTCGATATTGTCGGAGAGCTGCGCGATGGTCCCATTTCTATGCCTAAAGATCAAGAATGGGAGCATTTTGTTTCCAACGACAACCGAGTGGTCAACCCTAACATTCCTTTGCGCACCGTTGAACAGATTCATTATCCTGGACAGGATCATTTCTCTGCACAAGAAATTCGCGCTGGACTATTGGAGCGCAAGAGTAAATACTTGAAGAGTTATACAGCCGGATG GTATGTACTTTCAACAACGCATCTGCACGAATTCAAGTCGGCAGACAAGGCGCAAGCTCCCATCATGTCCCTCTATCTACCGGACCAGAAACTAGGATCCCGATCAAGCGAAGGAGGCCCATCAAACAAATTCCTCCTCAAGGGCCGACAAACCGGATCCATGCACCGAGGCCACACTTGGGTATTCCGGGCCGAGAGCCATGATACAATGATGGCTTGGTACGACGATATCAAGGCCCTGACAGAGACGTCATCAGAAGAGCGAATAGCATTTGTACGATCTCATTCTAGGAGGAGCACGAGCCAGTCGTCGCATCGATCAGTCAGCAGCAACGAGctcgacgaggaagacgagccGCCCTTCCAAGCAACTGAGCAGGACGTCCTCGCGGAACCCCGATCCGAATCGCGACGGCCCCAACCAGGTGGGCGGTTCCCATCCGACATACAGGTCAATGCCCAACGAGGCTTACAGGTGCCTCACTCTCCATCTAGTGCCGGATCCAGCCAGGTGGCGTCGCCGAATGCCCAGATAATTGCTGCCGCAACTGCCATACCAGGAACGGCCACGACTGCCTATGCTCCGGAACATCATGCGCACTACGATGAAAACCATCCCGACTACGGCCAGAGAGGCGAGACTCCCATGAATGAAATGCACGCACAGGCAGTCATTGCCAACCATGAGGCTCAGGTCGATGGCGTCAACCCGTATACGAGCGAACCGCTTGACCAGGGCCAAGGCAACCAACGAAATGTCTACGGAGCACCAGCTTTTATTCCCGGCACTCGTCAGCCAGTAATTCCCAATGGTTATCCCGGCGACAAGTCTCTAAACCATGACCACCAGGGAACCCATGATGCTGCTAGGGTTAATGGTGCCGTTGGAGGTGAGATGCAAGAGATTAACGGTGGCCATTATACCAACGTTGGAGGCGCCAGGGATGGGCACGTTAACAGTGTCAACCCGAACACAATCCCCAGGTCTGAGACTCAGACAGACGCTGGTGGCTTGCAAGCTCTTCCAGGCCAGGGAGACGGTGCGGTACCAACCACTGCCAATCCTGCTGCTCGAACAATCAAGGACATGTCGGTATCGAACCTACCGATGCCAGGCAGCTTCCCATAA